The following coding sequences lie in one Gemmatimonadota bacterium genomic window:
- a CDS encoding aminotransferase class V-fold PLP-dependent enzyme — protein MLGARLTLSKDMQRAQLWVRGEMERIGLVNVAAEPFMNFGAAWDNEYVSIHMLEPDYQPMVGYPLAHTPGTDGKQVVQAMIVDLQSRQDLERYRGKLAGMAILATPPAVIDLVAMTNGVRRRTEAELDSLERVVIVPRPAPAPRAVRNPDVLTAVEKMAFYKAEGVAVVFQCESGWLGAVRGFSRPGSAADRWSREGDLAAPVMVAVTPEHYNRMYRILQRSIPVKVEVEVRNRIGEQSEQAMNIVGEIPGSDLKDEVVMIGAHFDTWHASPNASDNTSGVAVALEAARILKAIGAKPRRTIRVALWGGEEQGLWGSRAYVLKHFGNPRDPKVGTTPDFEKLQAYFNQDYGSGQYRGIMLQGNEGARELLTAWMSPFKDLGMTAVSNQSLRQHRPRRLRRDRPPRLPVPPGPDPGAGWPHQPRLLRHNSGGRPDEERRDHGIVCLARRQQRRADSPQGRALTPLAGAAMSSRRHFVRTLMGTGAALPMFRHDAMRQVVRATDRLTSGDPLAAAEDEAYWTEIQRAFDADRTMVNLNNGGVCPTPSHVLEAMIRDLRFSNGLPVHHMWAVLEPRIESVRRDLAHDFGCDPEEMAITRNASEALETLILGRDLQPGDEVLVTNQNYGRMLTTWEQRVRRQGIVLKQVSFDVKNPTPDYLVDVFRKAITPRTKIIEVTHITNLTGQIFPVKQVIDMAHEKGIEVFVDGAHAYAHFPFTRDALNVDYYGTSLHKWLLAPIGTGFLYVRKAKIGSIWPMMAAPATMNDNIRKYEEIGTHPAANHNAISAALAFHRGIGSERKIARLRYLRDRWAKRLLAESPRVRIPTPLEGTAAGAIALLSVEGIDASKLSAWLLDKHRVVTVAINHPEFSGIRVTPNVYTTPDEIDVFADLIGKAIKQGIA, from the coding sequence GTGCTCGGCGCCCGGCTGACCCTCTCGAAGGACATGCAGCGCGCGCAGCTCTGGGTGCGCGGGGAGATGGAGCGGATCGGGCTGGTCAATGTGGCCGCGGAGCCGTTCATGAACTTCGGCGCGGCCTGGGACAACGAGTACGTCTCGATCCACATGCTCGAGCCCGACTATCAGCCGATGGTCGGCTACCCGCTCGCGCACACACCCGGCACCGACGGCAAGCAGGTCGTGCAGGCGATGATCGTCGATCTCCAGTCGAGGCAGGACCTCGAGCGCTACCGTGGCAAGCTGGCCGGGATGGCCATTCTCGCCACGCCTCCCGCGGTGATCGACCTTGTGGCGATGACCAATGGCGTGCGGCGTCGGACGGAGGCGGAACTGGATTCGCTGGAGCGCGTGGTCATCGTGCCGCGTCCGGCCCCGGCGCCGCGTGCCGTCCGGAATCCCGACGTGCTGACGGCCGTCGAGAAGATGGCCTTCTACAAGGCCGAGGGCGTGGCGGTGGTCTTCCAGTGCGAGAGCGGCTGGCTTGGGGCCGTGCGCGGCTTCTCGCGCCCCGGCTCCGCCGCGGACCGGTGGTCGCGCGAGGGAGACTTGGCGGCACCGGTGATGGTGGCAGTCACTCCCGAGCACTACAATCGGATGTATCGGATTCTCCAACGGAGCATTCCGGTGAAGGTCGAGGTCGAGGTCCGCAACCGGATCGGCGAGCAATCCGAGCAGGCGATGAACATCGTCGGCGAAATCCCGGGGAGCGACCTCAAGGACGAGGTGGTGATGATCGGCGCCCACTTCGACACCTGGCACGCCTCGCCGAATGCGAGTGACAACACCTCCGGCGTCGCGGTGGCGCTCGAGGCGGCGCGCATCCTCAAGGCGATCGGCGCCAAGCCGCGCCGGACCATTCGCGTGGCGTTGTGGGGCGGCGAGGAGCAGGGATTGTGGGGGTCGCGCGCCTATGTGCTCAAGCACTTCGGCAATCCGCGTGATCCGAAGGTCGGCACCACGCCGGACTTCGAGAAGTTGCAGGCCTATTTCAACCAGGACTACGGTTCGGGGCAGTACCGCGGCATCATGCTGCAGGGGAACGAGGGCGCGCGCGAGCTGCTCACCGCGTGGATGTCGCCGTTCAAGGACCTGGGCATGACCGCCGTGTCGAACCAGAGCCTCCGGCAGCACCGACCACGTCGCCTTCGACGAGATCGGCCTCCCCGGCTTCCAGTTCCTCCAGGACCGGACCCCGGGGCAGGGTGGCCACACCAACCTCGACTTCTTCGACACAATTCAGGCGGACGACCTGATGAAGAACGCCGTGATCATGGCATCGTATGCCTGGCACGCCGCCAACAGCGCCGAGCGGATTCCCCGCAAGGGCGCGCGCTAACTCCCCTCGCCGGAGCCGCCATGTCCTCGCGCCGCCACTTCGTCCGGACCCTGATGGGCACCGGTGCCGCGCTGCCGATGTTTCGCCACGATGCGATGCGCCAGGTCGTGCGGGCCACCGACCGGCTCACCTCTGGCGATCCGCTCGCCGCCGCCGAGGACGAGGCGTACTGGACCGAGATCCAGCGCGCCTTCGACGCCGACCGGACCATGGTGAACCTGAACAACGGCGGCGTTTGCCCCACGCCGAGCCACGTGCTCGAGGCGATGATCCGCGACCTTCGCTTCAGCAACGGACTGCCGGTCCACCACATGTGGGCGGTGCTCGAGCCGCGCATCGAGAGCGTGCGGCGCGACCTGGCGCACGACTTCGGCTGCGACCCGGAGGAGATGGCGATCACCCGCAACGCCTCGGAGGCGCTCGAGACGCTGATCCTCGGCCGCGACCTGCAGCCGGGCGACGAGGTGCTGGTCACCAACCAGAACTACGGCCGGATGCTCACCACCTGGGAGCAGCGGGTCCGGCGGCAGGGGATCGTGCTGAAGCAGGTGTCGTTCGACGTGAAGAACCCGACGCCGGACTATCTCGTCGACGTCTTCCGGAAGGCGATCACGCCGCGCACGAAGATCATCGAGGTGACGCACATCACCAACCTCACCGGCCAGATCTTCCCGGTGAAACAGGTGATCGACATGGCGCACGAGAAGGGAATTGAAGTGTTCGTCGACGGTGCCCATGCCTACGCGCACTTCCCGTTCACGCGCGATGCGCTCAACGTCGACTACTATGGCACCTCGCTCCACAAGTGGTTGTTGGCGCCGATCGGCACCGGCTTTCTCTATGTGCGCAAGGCAAAGATCGGCAGCATCTGGCCGATGATGGCCGCCCCCGCCACGATGAACGACAACATCCGGAAGTACGAGGAGATCGGCACGCACCCCGCCGCCAATCACAACGCCATCTCCGCGGCGCTGGCCTTCCACCGCGGCATCGGCAGCGAGCGGAAGATTGCGCGGCTGCGCTACCTGCGCGACCGCTGGGCCAAGCGGCTGCTGGCCGAGAGCCCACGCGTGCGCATCCCCACGCCGCTCGAGGGAACCGCGGCGGGCGCGATTGCCCTGCTCTCGGTCGAGGGGATCGACGCCAGCAAGCTGTCGGCCTGGTTGCTCGACAAGCATCGCGTCGTCACGGTGGCGATCAATCATCCCGAGTTCTCGGGGATTCGCGTGACGCCGAATGTCTACACCACGCCCGACGAGATCGACGTCTTCGCCGACCTGATCGGCAAGGCGATCAAGCAGGGCATCGCCTAG